TGATAAAAGCTTTTTTTAAGTGGTATTGTTAGCCGAGGGGAAGGGTAATTACAGCCTCTTTAAGGTAAACTTAAAGAGGCTTTAATAATTTTTATGGGTAGGAGGTGAGTTTAGTGCCAAAATCAAGAGCATTGAAAGAACAGCTTTTAAATGAGTACAAAGAAAAGCTCTCAAAGGCAAAAGCGGGCGTTATTGTATGTAATCATGGAATCACAGTTGAGCAGGATACAGCTTTGAGAAAAAAACTCAGAGAAGCAGGAGTGGAATACAAAGTAGTAAAGAAAACGTTATTTACCTTTGCAGTAAGAGAAAACAACTTGTCAGAACTTGAACAGTTTTTTGAAGGACCAATTGCAATTGCCCTTTCTTATGATGATCCTGTAAAGGTTGCAAAGGTTTTAAAAGAAGGTGCAAAAGACCTTGAAAAGTTAGAAATTAGAGGCGGGTTTATTGAAGGCAAAGTAATTTCTGCAAAAGAGGTTGATGCACTTTCAAAACTTCCGTCAAAAGAAGAACTTGTTGCAAAGATGCTTGGCGGCTTGAATGCGCCTATGTCTGGGCTTGTTTATGTACTCTCTGGTACTATTCGAAAGCTTGTTCTGGCACTCGATGCTATTGCTAAAAAGCAGAGTGCTTAACATAAATAAAAAAATTTTAAAATGGGAGGTTGTTTAAAGATGGCAAGCGAGAAGGTTCAAAAATTAATTGAAGAGATTAAGACTTTGACAGTTTTAGAGCTTTCTGAAATGGTAAAAGCATTAGAAGAAGAATTTGGTGTTACAGCAGCAGCTCCAGTTGCTGTTGCAGCAGCTCCAGTTGCAGGTGCTCAGGCAGCAGCTCCAGCAGCTGAGGAGAAGACAGAGTTCAATGTTATCTTAGCAGATGCAGGTAGCGACAAGATTAAAGTTATCAAGGTTGTAAGAGAGATTACTGGTCTTGGTCTAAAAGAGGCAAAGGACCTTGTTGATGGTGCTCCAAAGCCAATTAAAGAAAATGTTTCAAAGGACGAAGCTGAGCAGATTAAGAAGAAGTTAGAAGAAGTTGGTGCAAAGGTTGAGCTCAAGTAATAAAACACAAGTAGCGTAAGTAAAAAACATAGCTTTTTGAAAAAGGGTGGGGAGTTTTTTCTTCCTGCCCTTTTTTAATTTTTGGGATGAAATTTTACTGAGATTGTGGTATTATAAAAGCATATAAAATTAGCCTTAAGTAAATTTAGAAATTATCAAAAGAAAGGTTGAGACAAAGAAGATGAATGAAAGGTACTTAGAAATTGTCCGAAGGATAAATGAGCTTACATCGACAATGTCAGAGGCTTTCGACCACATTGTAAATATCCAGATTCCAGAGCTCAGGTTTGAAGACTCTTTTTATCTTCTAAACGATATTATTGAGGCTTTTTTGAGTATTTCAAATGCCTTGAGAATAATTCAAGATGAGTTTGAGTTGCAAAATGTTATGTCTTTGGGAGATAAGCTGCATCAGAATTTAGAGGAACTTCTTGAACTATACAAAGAACCTGTTGAGGAAAGACTTTTGAAAAAATATAAAGATGACATAATTCCATCGTATGAAATGTGGCTAAACGAGCTTTTGGTCTCTATAAACAAATATCAAGCTTGAAAAAATTTGAAAGCTTAGAAGATATCTGAAGGACTTAAATAAAAAACAAATGGGCTGCACAAAAGTGAACTTGCAGCCTCTTTTTAAATAAAATCTTCTGCTCTTTTTCATTTTTCAAAGTATTTAAACTGTGATGTGTACAAGTTATAATAGAAGCCTCTTTTTTCAAGAAGCTGTTGATGATTTCCTTCTTCCACAATCTGTCCATTGTGTATTACGAATATCCTATCAGCATTTCTGATTGTTGAAAGCCTATGGGCAATAATTATTGAGGTTCTATCTTTTGTGAGCTTTTCAATAGCCTCTTGAATGAGAACTTCTGTTTGAGTATCCACAGCAGATGTTGCCTCATCCAGTATCAAAATCTTTGGGTCTGCTAAAAGAGCTCTCGCAAATGCAATGAGCTGTCTTTGACCGATAGAAAGCCTGCTTCCTCTTTCATTTACTTCTGTGTCATATCCATTTTCCATTTTCATTATAAATTCATGAGCATTTACAGTCTTTGCAGCCTTTATTACTTCATCCATGGTGGCGTCAGGTTTTGCGTATCGAATATTGTCTGCTACCGTTCCAGAGAAGATAAAAGTGTCTTGAAGCATAATTCCCATCTGTTTTCTTAGGGACTTTAAGGTTACATTTCTTATATCATGTCCATCAATTAGTATCCTTCCCATTTGTGGGTCATAGAATCTTGCGAGGAGGCTTATTATAGTTGTTTTTCCCGCACCAGTTTCGCCAACTAAAGCTATTGTCTCTCCTGGTTTTATTGTAAATGACACATCTTTTAATACAGGCTTTCCTTCTTCATACGAAAAAGAGACATTCTCAAACCTGATTTCGCCTTTAATTGGGGGCAAATCATAAGCATGAGGGCTATCTTTAACATCAGGTTGGATATCAAGTATTTCAAATATTCTCTCTGTTGAGGCCATAGCAACAAGAAGCTGATTATAAAAGTTTGAGATATTGTTTATCGGCTGCCAGAACATACCCATGTAATTTGAAAATGCTATAACTGTGCCAAGTGTTGTATACCCTCTTTTCATCATCCACACACCAAATAGAAATATAAGAACAGTTGAAAGTGTTCCTGTAAAGTCAATTGTGGGCCAGAACAGGTTGTTTACCCTGATTGCTTTCATCCATGTATTTTTAAATATGGTGTTAAGTTCTTTAAAGATTTGCAAGTTTGTCTCTTCTCTGACAAAGGCTTGTGTTATCTTCATTCCTTGAATACTCTCGTGTATGTATGCATTCAACGTGGAAGACTTTTTCCTCACATCTTGCCATCTTACTCTTATAGAGTTTTTCAAAAACATGATTACTACTATTAAAAAAGGTAGAACAAAAAAAGCAACCAACGACAGTTTGACATCAATAGAAAGCATTATTATTATGATAAAAGAAAGACTTAGTGTGTCAATCAGCACATTTAAAATACTATTTGACAAAAGCTCTGACAGAGAGTCTACATCATTCATCACTCTTACCATAATCTTCCCAGCAGGGCGGTTATCAAAAAAGTTAAGAGACAATTTCTGAAGGTGAGTAAAAAGATGCATTCGTATATCTGAGACAACATTGTTACCAAGTTTTGTCATAAAGATTGTACGAATTCTCAGGCTCAGGACATACAAAAGCGTCAATGTAATATAAAAAGAGGCTTTGTAAAAAAGGCCATGGATATTTCTCTTCGGAATGTCAATGTCAATTACAAGTCTTATCAAATAAGGTCCAGCAAGGTTGTAAAAGGTAGCAAGAATCATCAATAAAAATGAGTACAAAAAGTATTTTTTGTATGGTTTAATATAACTTAGTAACCTTATGAACTGACTCCAGTTGAAAGGTTTTGTTATAGGTTCATCTTCTTCAATTCTGAGTCTTTTTGATGTTGTGCTCAAAGCTTAATCACCTTCTTTTTGTGTGCTATAGATGTCTTTGTATTGCTGGACAAAGATGTTATAATATTTGCCTCTCATTGCCAAAAGCTCATTGTGAGTACCTTGCTCCACTATCTTACCATTTTCAAGATAAAATATGATATCACAATCTTTGATCATTGAGATTCTGTGAGCAATTATAAAAACTGTACAATCTTTAAAATACTCTTCCAAAGCCTGATGAATAAGATATTCTGTTTCCATGTCAACTGCAGAGGTTGCATCATCAAGTATTAATATCTTTGGCTTTATTAAAAGAGCTCTTGCAATGGCAATTCTTTGTTTTTGTCCACCTGAAAGTCCAATTCCTCTCTCACCAACAAGTGTCTCATATCCTTCTGGAAACTCCATAATAAAATCGTGAGCTTGGGCAAGCTTAGCTGCCTTTACTATATCCTCAAACGTTGCATTTTCAACACCATAAGCAATGTTATTGGCAATTGTATCAGAGAACAAGAAAGTCTCTTGAGGAATAATAGATATCGCACTTCTTAGTTTTTTTAAGTCATAATCCCTTACATCAACCCCGTCCACCAAAACTTTTCCTGCTGAAACATCATAAAAACGAGGTATTAGATTTACAAGTGATGATTTTCCTGAGCCAGTTGGGCCTATTATGGCTACTTTCATTTTAGGTTTTATATCAAAATTGATATCTTCTAAAACAATGTTTCCAAAGTGTTTAAAGTACACGTTTTCAAATTTGACAGAACCTTCTTTCACTTCATATTGTGTAGGTTTTCCTTTGATTTTAATTGGTGTGTACAGAAGACTAAAAACTCTTTCGCATGAAGCATTTGCTCTTTCAACCATACTAATAATCCATCCCAAGGACCTGAGTGGCCATACAATTGCCCACAAATAGCCTTGAAAGGCCATAAGAGTGCCAATTGTGATTGATTTATTTATGACCATAAAACCCCCCAGTGCAAAGATAATCAAAACAAGCAAAGAGGTCACAGCTTCAATCATTGGAAAAAATCTTCCCCAGATAAGTCCCACTGTGATGTTCTGTTCTTTGTAGTCTCTATTTGCAGACGAAAACTTTTCAATTTCAAAATCTTCTTGGGAAAATGCCTTTACAACCCTTATACCAGTTATATTCTCTTGTGTTGCTGTGTTTAGTTTTGAATACTTTTCGCGGATCTTAATAAATTCAGGTCTTATTGTCTTATCAAAAAAGTAAACAAGGACCAGCAAAAGTGGAGTTGAAAGAAGCAATGCAAGAGTGAGCTTAACATTTAAAAGGAACATTATTGTAAGGGAAATAGAAAAGTTTAAAATGTTTTCAACAAGCAGGGATATAGCGGTTGAAAAAAACATCCTGATGCCTTCTAAATCTCCTGTCATACGTGCCATTAGTTCACCCGTTCGTGTTTTATCATAAAATTCATATGTTTGCCTTTCCAAAAATTTGTAAAGACTTTCTCTTAAATCATATAGAATATTCTGGGAAACGCTCTCAAATATATAAGAGTGTGTATAACGAATCAAACCCCTGATAAGACTCACAAGAAGCATGCTCATTAAAAGTGGAGCAAGTAAATTATATTTTCTTTTAGTGATTGCTTCGTCAATTACCATTTTTGAGATGTAAGGATTTATCATACCGAGGGATATTGATAAAGCAATTAAAGTAAATCCAATTACTAAAAGCTTTTTGTATTTTTCAAAATAAGGTGATAGTTTTTTTAAATTGTCCACTTAAGCAACACCTACCAACATCTGTTTTGTGATCTTATTTGTAAACTTTCACTACTTTAATACATTATAACCTCACAGTTTTTAAAAATAAATATAAGGATTTTAATATTTAGCGCAATTTTTTAAGACACACTTTGTTCATCATAAAAGTTTAAGTCCTTTAATAATATTGTTTATAGATACTTGCAGGGATATGAATTTTAGAAATGGTGAATAAGCTACTTGAATTTCATGGAAGTGGACTTTCATCAAATGAGGCAGAAAAGAATATTGAAAGATTTGGGCTAAACGAGATAAAGCTTGAGAACAAAAAAAGTGCTCTCTCAATATTTTTTGACCAATTCAAAGACATTTTAGTTGTAATCTTAGCCCTTTCTACGGCTGTGTCATTTTTGCTTGGTGAGTTTTTAGATGCTGTGGTCATCTTTTTCTTGATAATTCTAAATGGAATATTAGGGTTTGTGCAGGAATTTAGAGCAGAAAGGGCTGTAGAATCGCTCAAAAACTATATCTCGTACAAAGCAAAAGTAATAAGAGATAGAAAGGTAGATGTGATAGAGACAAAATTCGTAACAATAAATGACATTGTAATAATTGAAGAGGGGGACAGAGTTCCTGCAGATGGCATTTTAGTCGAGGGTTTTTCTTTGTCTATAGATGAATCAATTTTAACTGGCGAGTCAGTTCCGGCTGAAAAGGACGTAAAAGGCGAAAACAAGCTTTATATGGGTACTTATGTTATAAAAGGGAAAGGTGTAATGAAAGTAACATCAATAGGCCTTGACACGAAAATGGGCAAGATAGCTAAAGCTTTAACAGAAATTAAGGAAACTAAAACTCCGCTGGAGCTGAGGCTGAATCAACTTGGAAAGTTATTGGCCTTGATTTGTCTTAGCGTATGTGCCATTATAGTTATACTGGGGATTTTAAGAAAGCAGAACATTTATGAAATGTTTATGATAGGCATTTCTTTGGCAGTTGCAGCAATTCCAGAAGGGCTTCCTGCTGTTGTGACAATAACCTTAGCAATAGGTGTTCAAAGAATGGCAAAAAAGAATGCCCTTATAAGAAAACTTTCATCAGTTGAAACCTTAGGATGTGTGAACATTATCTGTTCAGATAAGACAGGAACATTGACAGAAAACAAGATGACAGTTAAGAGAATAGAAACAGTTGATATGAGCATTGAAGTTGAGGGTACAGGATATGACTTAAAAGGAAGAATATTGTCAAATGGACGAATTGTAAAAAATCAATTACTTGACTACATAATGCTGTGTGCAATTAATTGTAACAATGCTGAATTTGAAGATGATAAAAATGAACAATTTAAAATTTCAGGTGATCCAACAGAAATAGCACTTTTAGTTCTTGCTAAAAAGTATCGCGAAAATTTAAATAAGGGTGTCAGAATTATAGAAATTCCATTTGATTCTCATAGAAGGTATATGGGGGTTGTTGTCAAATATGATCAAAATAGTATTTTATTTGTCAAAGGGGCCTTTGAAAAGCTAATTGATAAGTGCAAATATTACATGTCTGAATGTGGTACAATAAAACAATTAGGGTATAATGAAAAACGAATTATTACCAAGAAAAATGAGTCAATGTGTATGTCTTCTATGAGGGTTTTGCTTTTGTGTATGAAATATGGTTCAGATACAGTAGATGGCATGATTTTGTTAGGGCTTGTTGGAATGATAGACCCAGCAAAAAGAGGTGTTAAATTGGCAATTGAAAAGGCGAAAAGAGCAGGGGTAAAGACAATTATGATTACAGGTGACCACAAACTAACAGCCTTTTCAATTGCAAAAGAGCTTGGTATTGCATCTTCATTTGAAGAAGTAGTAGAAGGAGAAGAGTTAGAGAAAGACGAAAAAGTATTTGAGAGAAATATAGATAAGATTTCAGTATTTGCGAGGGTTGACCCATTGAACAAATTAAGGATTGTAAGAATGCTCAAGAAAAAAGGGAATATTATTGCAATGACAGGAGATGGAGTAAATGATGCTCCGGCAATCAAAGAAGCGGATATAGGAATTGCAATGGGAATAAGCGGTAGTGATGTTACAAAAGAAGCAGCGTCAATGATTTTGCTTGACGATAACTATACCACCATTGTCCATGCAATTGAAGAGGGAAGACTTATTTATAACAATATAAAAAAATTTATAAAATACCTACTTGCCTGCAACATTGGAGAAGTTTTGATAATGTTCTTCACATCCCTTTTGAATCTGCCAATTGCGCTTTTGCCAATGCAAATTTTATGGATAAATCTTGTGACAGATGGTTTTCCTGCAGCAGCTCTTTCAATGTCAAAGAGTGAAGATAGTCTCATGAGACAAAAGCCAAGACCAAAAGATGAAAGCATTTTTGCAGGAGGGCTTTTAAAAGAAATAGTTTTAAGAGGTTTTGCAATTGGCTGCTTTGCAACTTTGTCATTTTACCTTCCTATTATGAAAGGATATGATATAAAAATGGCAAGAACGATTGCATTTGCAACACTTGTTTTGTCACAGCTGATTTATTCATTTGAGTGTTCAACACAAAAAAGGAATATCTTCAACATGTTATTTGGAAATTTATATCTACTATTTAGCGTAATTATATCATTTGTATTATTTTTACTGGTAATATATATACCACAGCTGGGTATAGTATTTGAGGTAAATTGTTTGGGATATCTGGAGTGGGGGATTATCATAATTTGTTCATTATTTCCTTCTCTGCTTCATTCTATATTTGCAAAAAATATCTAAAGTGATAAAATGATATGAGAAGCTCATTTGATAAAAAAATGTCACATTCAAAATAAAAAACACTGTGAGAAGGGAGATTTGTAAGAGAATGAAGATTGTCATAATTGGAGGCGTTGCAGCTGGAGCATCTGCTGCTACAAAAGCACGCAGAACTAATGAAAATGCTCAGATTATTCTCTTTGAACAAGGTGAATATGTATCTTTTGCAAACTGTGGGCTTCCTTATTATGTTGGTGGTACAATTCCAAAAAGGGGAAGCCTTTTGGTGGTAAGAGAAGAGCTGTTTAGGAAAAGATACAATATTGATGTGAGGGTGCTGTCTCAAGTTACAAAAATCAACCGAGACAGAAAAACAGTAACAGTTTTTGATAAGAAAAACAATACAACCTATGAAGAGAGTTATGATAAACTGATTATAGCAACTGGTGCAAGGCCTTTTGTTTTGCCATTTTTAAAGGATTGTGAAAACTCTTATACCTGTTTTACACTATATGATGTGGATAAAATTAAAGAAACTCTTACAAACAAGCTGATAAAAAAAGCTGTAGTAATTGGTGCTGGGTATATTGGTATGGAACTTGCTGAGCAATTACGTGAGATAGGGCTTGAATGCACAATTGTAGAGTTAAAAGATTCAATCTTGCCACAGTTTGACAAAGAGATGACAAATCCAATTTTGGATACACTAAAGACCAAGGGGATTGAGGTTAAAACTGGTGTTTCTGTAATTGATGCTAAAATTGAAAATGGCGTTGCAAAGAAATTGATACTTTCAAATGGTGAAGAGATAGAATGTGATGTAGTATTTCAGACAGCAGGGGTAATTCCAAATGTAGAGCTTGCAAAAGAGGCAGGGCTTGAAGTTAATAGGGGTATTGTTGTCAATAGCAAAATGCAAACATCTGACCCTGACATATATGCAGCAGGAGATGCAGTTGAAGTCAAAAGCATTATAACAGGCAAAAATGTATGGATACCACTTGCAGGTCCTGCTAACAAACAAGGAAGAGTTGCAGGGTGTAACGCAGCAGGTGGCAATTTGGAGTTCAAGGGCGTTATAGGTAGCTCTATTATTAAAGTGTTTGATTGGGCATTGGCAAAGGTAGGTCTTAGTGAGAATGAATGTGAATCTCTGGGGCTTGACTACAATGTAACAATTGTTCATCCTCTTCACCATGCAGGGTACTATCCAGGTGGCAAACAACTAACCATAAAACTTATGTTTGATAACAAAACAGGTAAGATTTATGGTGCAGAGATTGTTGGAAAAGAAGGAGTGGACAAGCGCGCAGATGTAATTGCAACTGCAATATATGCAGGGCTTACAGTATTTGATTTAGAAAATCTTGACCTTGTTTATGCACCGCCTTTCTCTTCAGCAAAAGACCCTGTTATAATGGCAGGGATGACAGCTGCAAATATCATAAGAGGTGAGGTCAAGAATATCTTACCTGATAGAGTATATGACCTTCTTGATAACAAAGAATATTTTATACTTGATGTCAGAACTCCAGAAGAGTATGAATTTGGGCACATTAAAGGTGCAGTGAATATTCCAGTTGATGAGCTAAGAGGAAGGATAAATGAGCTTCCGAAAGACAAAAAGATAATTGCTTATTGCGGTGTTGGGTTTAGGTCATACCATGCATGTTTGATTTTAAAGGCAAATGGATTTGACTGTCTGAATATGAGTGGTGGCTGGACTTCGTGGAGAATGTACTATCCTGATTTGGTAGAATAAATGGGGGACTCTAAAATGACAACTTTTGCTCTTGTATGTGCTGCAGGTAGCGGCAAAAGGTTTGGGGGTAGCACCCCCAAACAATTTTTGTTTTTAGAAGACAAAATGGTAATTGAATATTCACTTTGCGTATTTGAAAACTCACCTTTTATAGACGGTGTTGTAATTTTAATTCCAAACGGTTATAAAGATATTGGAGATGTACTCAAAGAAAAATACAAGAAAGTGCTCTTTTGGGATTATGGAGAAGATGAGAGAGCAAAGACGGTGAAAAAAGGCCTTGAACTTATAAAGGGTATGTGTAATTTTGTTGCTATACACGATGCTGCCCGTCCTTTTATTGATCTGGAATTAATAGAAAAATTAATTTTAGAGGTGAAGAGCAGCTTTGCAGTTGCACCAGCTGTGTCAGCAAAGGATACTGTAAAGTATGTAGTTGATGGATATGTACAAAATACAATTCCAAGAGAAAATGTCTATTTGGTCCAGACGCCACAGGTTTTCAAGTTTGATTTGATATATGGGGCGTATGAAAAGTTTAAAGACACCTGTTTTACTGATGATCTGCAATATGTAGAGGCGCTTGGCATAAAACCAAAGATAGTGGAAAATAGCAGTTTGAATTTTAAGATTACCACAAAAGAGGATATGGTTTTTGCAAAGGCCATTGTGGAGCAGTTTTTAAAATAGTAAAATATCTTTTGAGAAATCTTTCAAAAAGAGGTAGTTTGATAGTGAAGGTATATGCACTGGTTGGACCAAGCGGTTCAGGGAAGAGCTATAAAGCCTTGATTGTTGCTAAGATGATAGATGCAAACGCCATCATTGATGATGGCATTTTGGTGTATAATTCAAAGTTAATAGCAGGAAAATCGGCCAAAAAAGAGCCTACATATTTAGCATCCATAAGAAGAGCTCTTTTTATGGAGGATGACCATGCAAATGAGGTAAAGGAGGCTATAAAGAGGCTTAACATTGACAAAATATTGATTTTGGCCACTTCAAAGCAGATGGCACAAAAGATTGCGCAGCGTTTAGAGCTTGGTAGAATTGAAAAATTTATTGACATTCATGAGGTTTCGACCGACTCAGAGATTAAAAAAGCAATGACAACAAGAAATAAAGAAGGAAAACATGTGGTGCCAGTGCCAACATTTGAGATAAAAAAGGACTTTTCGGGGTTATTAATATATCCTTTGAGAGTTTTTAAAAGAATAAATTTAAACGACTACATTATTGCTGAAAAAACAATTGTAAGACCCACATTTAGTTATCTTGGAGAGTATACAATTTCTGAAAATGTTTTGATTGCCTATATAAAAAATGTATTAAAGAAAAATCCAAATATTGCAAGAATACTATCCATAAATCTTGCTATAAAAAACAACCTTTTGTATATAAAAGTAGAACTTATCTTGAAATTTGGTTGCAATATTAAATTGGTACTTGAAAAAGTTCAGAGAGAGATAAAGGAAGAAATAGAATATTATACATCAATAAATGTTGAATACATTCATCTTATTGCAAAGGGTGTCCAAGTTTTAACTTAAAGAATTTTTATTTGTATTTTCCCAATTTTTCTGTTGCATTTATCAGTGAGTTTCTAACCTCAAACGAGACAACGTTATTTGCATTTCTATAATCAAATTGTTTGTTAAACTCACATATGTTTTGATAAAGGCGAGAAATTGCATCAAGCTCAATTTTACAGATTTTTTCAACAAAATTGTCAAGTTCTTTTGAGCGCAGATGGTTTTGAGAAAACTTTAATAAATCGCAAAAATGGTAGAAACAAAAGCCTTTTGAGCTAAGTACCTTTTGCTGAAACTCCTTTTTTGTTCTCCACATAAAAAAGAACACATCAAAATAATTTTTCATTCTTGCATTAATTCTTTCACATATGACACATTGAGA
This Caldicellulosiruptor changbaiensis DNA region includes the following protein-coding sequences:
- the rplJ gene encoding 50S ribosomal protein L10, yielding MPKSRALKEQLLNEYKEKLSKAKAGVIVCNHGITVEQDTALRKKLREAGVEYKVVKKTLFTFAVRENNLSELEQFFEGPIAIALSYDDPVKVAKVLKEGAKDLEKLEIRGGFIEGKVISAKEVDALSKLPSKEELVAKMLGGLNAPMSGLVYVLSGTIRKLVLALDAIAKKQSA
- the rplL gene encoding 50S ribosomal protein L7/L12, with amino-acid sequence MASEKVQKLIEEIKTLTVLELSEMVKALEEEFGVTAAAPVAVAAAPVAGAQAAAPAAEEKTEFNVILADAGSDKIKVIKVVREITGLGLKEAKDLVDGAPKPIKENVSKDEAEQIKKKLEEVGAKVELK
- a CDS encoding ABC transporter ATP-binding protein encodes the protein MSTTSKRLRIEEDEPITKPFNWSQFIRLLSYIKPYKKYFLYSFLLMILATFYNLAGPYLIRLVIDIDIPKRNIHGLFYKASFYITLTLLYVLSLRIRTIFMTKLGNNVVSDIRMHLFTHLQKLSLNFFDNRPAGKIMVRVMNDVDSLSELLSNSILNVLIDTLSLSFIIIIMLSIDVKLSLVAFFVLPFLIVVIMFLKNSIRVRWQDVRKKSSTLNAYIHESIQGMKITQAFVREETNLQIFKELNTIFKNTWMKAIRVNNLFWPTIDFTGTLSTVLIFLFGVWMMKRGYTTLGTVIAFSNYMGMFWQPINNISNFYNQLLVAMASTERIFEILDIQPDVKDSPHAYDLPPIKGEIRFENVSFSYEEGKPVLKDVSFTIKPGETIALVGETGAGKTTIISLLARFYDPQMGRILIDGHDIRNVTLKSLRKQMGIMLQDTFIFSGTVADNIRYAKPDATMDEVIKAAKTVNAHEFIMKMENGYDTEVNERGSRLSIGQRQLIAFARALLADPKILILDEATSAVDTQTEVLIQEAIEKLTKDRTSIIIAHRLSTIRNADRIFVIHNGQIVEEGNHQQLLEKRGFYYNLYTSQFKYFEK
- a CDS encoding ABC transporter ATP-binding protein yields the protein MDNLKKLSPYFEKYKKLLVIGFTLIALSISLGMINPYISKMVIDEAITKRKYNLLAPLLMSMLLVSLIRGLIRYTHSYIFESVSQNILYDLRESLYKFLERQTYEFYDKTRTGELMARMTGDLEGIRMFFSTAISLLVENILNFSISLTIMFLLNVKLTLALLLSTPLLLVLVYFFDKTIRPEFIKIREKYSKLNTATQENITGIRVVKAFSQEDFEIEKFSSANRDYKEQNITVGLIWGRFFPMIEAVTSLLVLIIFALGGFMVINKSITIGTLMAFQGYLWAIVWPLRSLGWIISMVERANASCERVFSLLYTPIKIKGKPTQYEVKEGSVKFENVYFKHFGNIVLEDINFDIKPKMKVAIIGPTGSGKSSLVNLIPRFYDVSAGKVLVDGVDVRDYDLKKLRSAISIIPQETFLFSDTIANNIAYGVENATFEDIVKAAKLAQAHDFIMEFPEGYETLVGERGIGLSGGQKQRIAIARALLIKPKILILDDATSAVDMETEYLIHQALEEYFKDCTVFIIAHRISMIKDCDIIFYLENGKIVEQGTHNELLAMRGKYYNIFVQQYKDIYSTQKEGD
- a CDS encoding calcium-translocating P-type ATPase, PMCA-type, with the protein product MVNKLLEFHGSGLSSNEAEKNIERFGLNEIKLENKKSALSIFFDQFKDILVVILALSTAVSFLLGEFLDAVVIFFLIILNGILGFVQEFRAERAVESLKNYISYKAKVIRDRKVDVIETKFVTINDIVIIEEGDRVPADGILVEGFSLSIDESILTGESVPAEKDVKGENKLYMGTYVIKGKGVMKVTSIGLDTKMGKIAKALTEIKETKTPLELRLNQLGKLLALICLSVCAIIVILGILRKQNIYEMFMIGISLAVAAIPEGLPAVVTITLAIGVQRMAKKNALIRKLSSVETLGCVNIICSDKTGTLTENKMTVKRIETVDMSIEVEGTGYDLKGRILSNGRIVKNQLLDYIMLCAINCNNAEFEDDKNEQFKISGDPTEIALLVLAKKYRENLNKGVRIIEIPFDSHRRYMGVVVKYDQNSILFVKGAFEKLIDKCKYYMSECGTIKQLGYNEKRIITKKNESMCMSSMRVLLLCMKYGSDTVDGMILLGLVGMIDPAKRGVKLAIEKAKRAGVKTIMITGDHKLTAFSIAKELGIASSFEEVVEGEELEKDEKVFERNIDKISVFARVDPLNKLRIVRMLKKKGNIIAMTGDGVNDAPAIKEADIGIAMGISGSDVTKEAASMILLDDNYTTIVHAIEEGRLIYNNIKKFIKYLLACNIGEVLIMFFTSLLNLPIALLPMQILWINLVTDGFPAAALSMSKSEDSLMRQKPRPKDESIFAGGLLKEIVLRGFAIGCFATLSFYLPIMKGYDIKMARTIAFATLVLSQLIYSFECSTQKRNIFNMLFGNLYLLFSVIISFVLFLLVIYIPQLGIVFEVNCLGYLEWGIIIICSLFPSLLHSIFAKNI
- a CDS encoding FAD-dependent oxidoreductase translates to MKIVIIGGVAAGASAATKARRTNENAQIILFEQGEYVSFANCGLPYYVGGTIPKRGSLLVVREELFRKRYNIDVRVLSQVTKINRDRKTVTVFDKKNNTTYEESYDKLIIATGARPFVLPFLKDCENSYTCFTLYDVDKIKETLTNKLIKKAVVIGAGYIGMELAEQLREIGLECTIVELKDSILPQFDKEMTNPILDTLKTKGIEVKTGVSVIDAKIENGVAKKLILSNGEEIECDVVFQTAGVIPNVELAKEAGLEVNRGIVVNSKMQTSDPDIYAAGDAVEVKSIITGKNVWIPLAGPANKQGRVAGCNAAGGNLEFKGVIGSSIIKVFDWALAKVGLSENECESLGLDYNVTIVHPLHHAGYYPGGKQLTIKLMFDNKTGKIYGAEIVGKEGVDKRADVIATAIYAGLTVFDLENLDLVYAPPFSSAKDPVIMAGMTAANIIRGEVKNILPDRVYDLLDNKEYFILDVRTPEEYEFGHIKGAVNIPVDELRGRINELPKDKKIIAYCGVGFRSYHACLILKANGFDCLNMSGGWTSWRMYYPDLVE
- the ispD gene encoding 2-C-methyl-D-erythritol 4-phosphate cytidylyltransferase, which encodes MTTFALVCAAGSGKRFGGSTPKQFLFLEDKMVIEYSLCVFENSPFIDGVVILIPNGYKDIGDVLKEKYKKVLFWDYGEDERAKTVKKGLELIKGMCNFVAIHDAARPFIDLELIEKLILEVKSSFAVAPAVSAKDTVKYVVDGYVQNTIPRENVYLVQTPQVFKFDLIYGAYEKFKDTCFTDDLQYVEALGIKPKIVENSSLNFKITTKEDMVFAKAIVEQFLK
- a CDS encoding Asp23/Gls24 family envelope stress response protein codes for the protein MKVYALVGPSGSGKSYKALIVAKMIDANAIIDDGILVYNSKLIAGKSAKKEPTYLASIRRALFMEDDHANEVKEAIKRLNIDKILILATSKQMAQKIAQRLELGRIEKFIDIHEVSTDSEIKKAMTTRNKEGKHVVPVPTFEIKKDFSGLLIYPLRVFKRINLNDYIIAEKTIVRPTFSYLGEYTISENVLIAYIKNVLKKNPNIARILSINLAIKNNLLYIKVELILKFGCNIKLVLEKVQREIKEEIEYYTSINVEYIHLIAKGVQVLT